A single genomic interval of Nitratidesulfovibrio sp. SRB-5 harbors:
- a CDS encoding response regulator, with product MSKLIMTVDDSASIRQMVGFTLRNAGYEVIEAKDGKDAVSKLSGPIKMVITDLNMPNMDGIELIRQIRANPAYKFIPVVMLTTESQATRKQEGKAAGATGWIVKPFQPEQLLAVVKKVLG from the coding sequence ATGAGCAAGCTCATCATGACGGTGGACGATTCTGCGAGCATCCGGCAGATGGTAGGCTTCACCCTGCGCAACGCTGGGTATGAAGTCATCGAGGCCAAGGACGGCAAGGATGCGGTGAGCAAGCTTTCCGGCCCCATCAAGATGGTGATCACCGACCTGAACATGCCCAACATGGACGGCATAGAACTGATCCGGCAGATTCGCGCCAACCCGGCGTACAAGTTCATTCCCGTCGTCATGCTGACCACGGAATCGCAGGCCACGCGCAAGCAGGAAGGCAAGGCCGCCGGGGCCACGGGGTGGATCGTCAAGCCGTTCCAGCCGGAGCAGCTGCTGGCCGTGGTCAAGAAGGTGCTCGGCTAG
- a CDS encoding methyl-accepting chemotaxis protein: protein MQEYTALAREVRERLGRVGSGLALLVQRREDDFLALGAELQDVAMRVQDIAADSQQLNHIASGDTVRHILEELVVELDAMQTLCHVDDDARDLAMLARARELVHELSKSIRDYARVVRTLQMLGISTRIESARLGADGRGFSTLADDVEKLGYKIVEYSDRIMQQAKTLDNLAEKAEASTREMHEMQRECAYSVFGSIRDNMDTLHEVAEGSRKASEDVRGHTADISASMGRIIGSLQFHDIVRQQVEHVEEALTDARASLEGAFGNASASSPNTPEAPAADEAVAVELAVAADICALQQAQLENARVSFSDAVSTLRRELTAIAASVRGVGQRTGGFSDATCLGEDCGGTAVLDHMERSVTEIATRMLSLAEQGERMGHVMVEVAEMVAQMSAFLEDIEDVGDEIELIALNASIRAAHTGEKGKALGVLASSIQRLSQDAGESTTALATLLREVDGVAGQLKTYATAYLDSSRVSEISGELEGLTHGLREVNGEAARLFARVGQACAELANRVDHAVKGLDFDAQVVAGLSGAADEVGEMAAALRERVPASARAAASRRLAAMRDRYTMEQERVLHGRVLGGGHAAQDVAAPADGSGDGYGDNVELF from the coding sequence ATGCAGGAATACACGGCGCTGGCGCGCGAAGTGCGGGAGCGGCTTGGACGTGTGGGCAGCGGGCTGGCCCTGCTGGTGCAGCGGCGTGAAGACGATTTTCTTGCCCTTGGCGCGGAATTGCAGGACGTGGCCATGCGGGTGCAGGACATCGCCGCGGACAGCCAGCAGCTGAACCACATCGCCTCGGGCGACACCGTGCGCCATATTCTGGAAGAGCTGGTGGTGGAACTGGACGCCATGCAGACCCTCTGCCACGTGGACGATGACGCCAGGGACCTCGCCATGCTGGCCCGCGCCCGCGAACTAGTGCACGAACTTTCCAAATCCATACGCGACTATGCCCGCGTGGTGCGCACCTTGCAAATGCTGGGCATTTCCACGCGCATCGAAAGCGCCCGCCTGGGGGCCGACGGGCGCGGCTTCAGCACCCTTGCCGACGACGTGGAAAAGCTGGGCTACAAGATCGTCGAATATTCCGACCGCATCATGCAGCAGGCCAAGACGCTGGACAACCTGGCCGAAAAGGCGGAGGCCAGCACCCGCGAGATGCACGAGATGCAGCGCGAATGCGCCTATTCGGTGTTCGGCTCCATCCGCGACAACATGGATACCCTGCACGAAGTGGCCGAGGGCAGCCGCAAGGCCTCGGAAGACGTGCGCGGACATACGGCGGACATTTCCGCTTCCATGGGACGCATCATAGGTTCGCTGCAATTCCACGACATCGTGCGTCAGCAGGTGGAACACGTGGAGGAGGCCCTGACCGACGCGCGTGCGAGCCTGGAAGGCGCCTTCGGCAATGCTTCCGCCAGTTCCCCCAACACTCCGGAAGCCCCCGCAGCCGACGAGGCCGTGGCAGTGGAACTGGCCGTGGCCGCAGACATCTGCGCCCTGCAGCAGGCCCAGCTGGAAAACGCCAGGGTCAGTTTTTCCGATGCCGTTTCCACCTTGCGGCGCGAACTGACGGCCATTGCCGCCAGCGTGCGCGGCGTGGGGCAGCGCACCGGGGGCTTTTCCGACGCGACGTGCCTGGGCGAAGACTGCGGCGGCACTGCCGTGCTCGACCACATGGAGCGCAGCGTGACGGAAATCGCCACGCGCATGCTGTCCCTGGCGGAGCAGGGCGAGCGCATGGGGCACGTCATGGTCGAGGTGGCCGAAATGGTTGCGCAGATGAGCGCTTTCCTTGAAGATATCGAAGACGTTGGCGACGAGATCGAGCTCATCGCGCTCAACGCCAGCATCCGGGCCGCCCATACCGGCGAAAAGGGCAAGGCCCTGGGGGTGCTGGCCTCGTCCATCCAGCGGCTGTCGCAGGACGCGGGCGAAAGCACCACGGCCTTGGCCACCCTGCTGCGCGAGGTGGACGGCGTGGCCGGGCAGCTCAAGACCTACGCCACGGCCTATCTCGATTCCTCGCGGGTGTCCGAGATTTCCGGCGAACTGGAAGGGCTTACCCACGGCCTGCGCGAGGTGAACGGCGAGGCCGCCCGCCTGTTCGCCAGGGTTGGCCAGGCCTGCGCGGAACTGGCCAACCGGGTGGACCACGCCGTCAAGGGGCTGGATTTTGACGCCCAGGTGGTGGCCGGGCTTTCCGGTGCCGCCGACGAGGTGGGCGAGATGGCGGCAGCGCTGCGGGAACGGGTGCCCGCCTCGGCGCGGGCTGCGGCGTCGCGCCGTCTGGCCGCCATGCGCGACCGCTATACCATGGAGCAGGAACGGGTGCTGCACGGTCGCGTGCTGGGCGGCGGCCATGCTGCGCAGGACGTTGCCGCGCCCGCTGACGGAAGCGGCGACGGCTACGGCGACAACGTGGAACTTTTCTGA
- a CDS encoding methyl-accepting chemotaxis protein codes for MENPRPPFSFVLAVLGTALTLLAAGLALPGGIMWAVIALCCGLALTAVAVAYDLRASAVLLEQLRADLAAQGPVRVRDDQRARGAVPHPALEVAARLEADATQLHKAFELMTAPVLLLDASGRIARASKGVVTLAGLPEGRMVGRSPAEALAGSGGGSGATRAALDFMPVPPTTSMHRDVELATTSGVSLSLQAHSESLVDGAGTLTGAVVALFDHSDARRECSALELRQQELLATGADISGLAQRVASASEELSASADEQARGAGRQKEQASSVATAMEQMRHTVQEVARNASATSDAARGARDDATAGAALVQHAVEGINAVAESAERLAAELDQLDGQAGEIGRIIGVINDIADQTNLLALNAAIEAARAGDAGRGFAVVADEVRKLAEKTMSATKEVEQAVRTIQQRSHDAMQSMQVTGGQVTESTRLSNEAGQAISRITVRIQDMVERVAQIATAAEQQSASAEEVTGAVEAIASVAGESETGAVQASAATRDLAGLSQELLTLAVRFSEAKVDATKLWKSQGQMRGVLPKLMQEFAVGNYGRDVVAKMLEAMGNPVFLATANYPDQVLKQMAHELSRITGDSSRDVFRKLGRYTMDGFYRMYRRYFKTNDLKELYLGMDALHKQLTKDYPGINPPAFTYEDRGDTLVMTYRSSRALFEYFEGIVLGAADFMKRKVDVRLTPQGEHVARAEIRFLD; via the coding sequence ATGGAAAACCCGCGCCCGCCATTTTCCTTCGTCCTGGCCGTACTTGGCACCGCACTGACCCTTCTTGCCGCAGGTCTTGCGCTGCCGGGCGGCATCATGTGGGCCGTCATCGCCCTGTGTTGCGGCCTTGCGCTCACCGCGGTGGCCGTGGCGTACGATCTGCGGGCCAGCGCAGTCTTGCTGGAACAACTGCGGGCCGACCTGGCCGCTCAGGGGCCGGTGCGAGTGCGTGACGACCAGCGCGCCCGGGGCGCGGTTCCTCATCCGGCACTGGAGGTCGCCGCCCGGCTGGAGGCGGATGCCACCCAACTGCACAAGGCCTTCGAACTCATGACCGCCCCGGTGCTGCTGCTGGATGCCTCGGGCCGCATCGCAAGGGCCAGCAAGGGCGTGGTCACGCTGGCAGGCCTGCCAGAGGGGCGGATGGTGGGGCGCAGCCCGGCAGAGGCCCTTGCGGGCAGTGGGGGCGGCAGCGGCGCCACCAGGGCCGCGCTGGATTTCATGCCCGTGCCGCCCACGACCTCCATGCATCGCGACGTGGAACTGGCCACCACGTCCGGAGTGAGCCTGTCGTTGCAGGCGCATTCCGAATCCCTTGTTGATGGCGCGGGCACCTTGACCGGCGCGGTGGTGGCCCTGTTCGACCATAGCGACGCCCGCCGCGAATGTTCGGCCCTGGAACTGCGCCAGCAGGAACTGCTGGCCACGGGTGCCGACATCAGCGGGCTGGCCCAGCGGGTGGCGTCCGCCTCCGAAGAGCTTTCCGCCTCGGCCGACGAGCAGGCGCGGGGCGCGGGGCGCCAGAAGGAGCAAGCCTCGTCGGTGGCCACGGCCATGGAGCAGATGCGCCATACCGTGCAGGAGGTCGCCCGCAACGCATCTGCCACGTCCGATGCCGCGCGGGGCGCCCGTGACGATGCCACGGCGGGCGCGGCGCTGGTGCAGCATGCCGTGGAGGGCATCAACGCCGTGGCCGAGTCCGCCGAACGGCTGGCCGCGGAACTGGACCAGCTGGACGGGCAGGCTGGCGAGATAGGCCGCATCATCGGGGTCATCAACGACATAGCCGACCAGACCAACCTGCTGGCGCTCAACGCCGCCATCGAGGCGGCGCGCGCCGGTGACGCCGGGCGCGGATTCGCCGTGGTGGCCGACGAGGTGCGCAAGCTGGCCGAAAAGACCATGTCCGCCACCAAGGAAGTGGAACAGGCCGTGCGCACCATCCAGCAGCGCTCGCACGACGCCATGCAGTCCATGCAGGTCACGGGCGGGCAGGTGACGGAAAGCACGCGCCTTTCCAACGAGGCGGGGCAGGCCATCAGCCGCATTACCGTGCGCATACAGGACATGGTGGAGCGGGTGGCCCAGATCGCCACGGCGGCGGAACAGCAGTCCGCCTCGGCAGAAGAGGTCACCGGCGCGGTGGAGGCCATCGCCAGCGTGGCCGGTGAATCGGAAACGGGCGCGGTGCAGGCCTCGGCGGCCACGCGTGACCTGGCCGGACTTTCGCAGGAACTGCTGACGCTGGCCGTGCGCTTCAGCGAGGCCAAGGTGGACGCCACCAAGCTGTGGAAGTCGCAGGGGCAGATGCGCGGGGTGCTGCCCAAGCTGATGCAGGAATTCGCCGTGGGCAACTACGGGCGCGATGTGGTGGCCAAGATGCTGGAGGCCATGGGCAACCCCGTGTTCCTGGCCACCGCCAACTATCCGGATCAGGTGCTGAAGCAGATGGCCCACGAGCTTTCGCGCATCACGGGCGATTCGTCCAGGGACGTGTTCCGCAAGCTGGGCCGTTACACCATGGACGGCTTCTACCGGATGTATCGCCGCTACTTCAAGACCAATGACCTGAAGGAATTGTACCTGGGCATGGATGCACTGCACAAGCAGCTCACCAAGGACTATCCGGGCATCAATCCTCCCGCATTCACCTATGAAGACAGGGGTGACACTCTCGTGATGACCTATCGTTCCTCCCGTGCGCTGTTCGAATACTTCGAGGGAATCGTCCTTGGCGCGGCCGACTTCATGAAGCGGAAGGTGGACGTCAGGCTGACCCCGCAGGGCGAGCATGTGGCACGGGCGGAAATCCGCTTTCTGGACTGA
- the radA gene encoding DNA repair protein RadA, whose product MKLRETYVCTACGARAPQWRGQCPACKEWNTLELTVAPRAGKAGARPGASSVGAQGRAQPLKDVVDHGAEPFGSGLDALDRVLGKGLVPGAAILVGGEPGIGKSTLLLQVAGAVAAAGRGVLYLSGEESLPQLKARAARLGVLHDELMAVATTRLDDVLPHLEGPEAPALLIVDSVQTVSSDRAEGLPGNVSQVRAVSTEIVEACKRSGTTVLLVGHVTKDGALAGPRLLEHLVDTVISIEGDRRQMFRLLRVLKNRFGPNQELLVFRMVEQGMEVVEDPSTFFLGARDPALSGTALVMAVDGQRPLAVEVQALVTRSYLAIPRRTGLGFDVNRLHLLLAVLEKRLRLNFGQVDIYAKIGGGMKLQDPGMDLGLVAAVLSSFYDLPLPERAVFWGEVDLNGQVRPVAAHTIRRDQARRLGYTPILHPADDAARGVPTVAALQDALFRRARRPSYADPAGNGPRAQGGGTPSAFGGPADTADSGSDYGGDDDV is encoded by the coding sequence GTGAAGCTGCGCGAAACCTACGTCTGCACCGCCTGCGGGGCGCGCGCGCCGCAATGGCGCGGCCAGTGCCCCGCCTGCAAGGAATGGAACACCCTTGAACTGACCGTGGCCCCGCGCGCGGGCAAGGCCGGGGCGCGCCCCGGCGCCTCGTCCGTTGGCGCGCAGGGCAGGGCGCAACCGCTCAAGGACGTGGTCGACCACGGTGCCGAACCCTTCGGCAGCGGGCTGGACGCGCTGGACCGCGTGCTGGGCAAGGGCCTTGTGCCGGGCGCGGCCATCCTTGTGGGGGGCGAGCCGGGCATCGGCAAGTCCACGCTGCTGTTGCAGGTGGCCGGGGCCGTGGCCGCCGCAGGGCGCGGCGTGCTGTACCTTTCGGGCGAGGAATCGCTGCCCCAGTTGAAGGCCCGCGCCGCCCGCCTCGGCGTGCTGCACGACGAGCTGATGGCCGTGGCCACCACCCGGCTGGACGACGTGCTGCCCCACCTTGAAGGCCCCGAAGCCCCCGCGCTGCTCATCGTCGATTCCGTGCAGACCGTCAGTTCCGACAGGGCAGAAGGTTTGCCCGGCAACGTCAGCCAGGTGCGCGCCGTGTCCACGGAAATCGTGGAAGCCTGCAAGCGCAGCGGCACCACCGTGCTGCTGGTGGGCCACGTGACCAAGGACGGCGCGCTGGCCGGGCCGCGCCTGCTGGAACACCTGGTGGACACGGTCATCTCCATCGAAGGCGACCGGCGGCAGATGTTCCGCCTGCTGCGGGTGCTCAAGAACCGCTTTGGTCCCAACCAGGAACTGCTGGTCTTCCGCATGGTGGAGCAGGGCATGGAAGTGGTGGAAGACCCTTCCACCTTCTTCCTGGGCGCGCGCGATCCGGCCCTGTCGGGCACCGCGCTGGTCATGGCCGTGGACGGGCAGCGCCCGCTGGCGGTGGAAGTGCAGGCCCTGGTCACCCGCAGCTACCTGGCCATACCCCGTCGCACCGGGCTGGGGTTCGACGTCAACCGCCTGCACCTGCTGCTGGCGGTGCTGGAAAAGCGCCTGCGCCTCAACTTCGGGCAGGTGGACATCTACGCCAAGATCGGCGGCGGCATGAAGTTGCAGGATCCCGGCATGGATCTGGGGCTGGTGGCCGCCGTGCTGTCGTCGTTCTACGACCTGCCCCTGCCCGAGCGGGCGGTGTTCTGGGGCGAGGTCGATCTCAATGGCCAGGTCCGCCCGGTGGCGGCCCATACCATCCGCCGCGACCAGGCCCGCAGGCTTGGCTACACCCCCATTCTCCACCCCGCCGACGATGCCGCGCGCGGCGTGCCCACCGTGGCCGCCTTGCAGGATGCCTTGTTCCGGCGTGCCCGGCGTCCCTCGTACGCCGATCCGGCGGGTAACGGCCCCCGCGCACAGGGGGGCGGCACCCCCTCCGCCTTCGGCGGCCCCGCCGACACAGCGGATTCCGGCTCCGACTATGGCGGCGACGACGACGTCTGA
- a CDS encoding DUF3426 domain-containing protein, which translates to MIVICPSCSTKYNLPDDRARPGAKLKCTLCKSVFPIESATPPSAGAPDFDAVMGGLGMGGLGMGGADDAAPGKPGAVSPNGTELDHGPFAVASDPEADLAAAVRAKVQADARKRGPDDGPDVSDIIGSMKGYNLDDAPPAVPPKKYGWPVIAGFVAVLLSVAVGVTLRFTGIWPGEKAAETPPPVVNGTEQIKNIALRNYRQYYVNNEKVGQVAVIEGKVVNNFSSPRELIKIEASLYDAAGAAVVTKQQLCGVTVSLFQLQVLGEQELETALNNKIEILTNNTNVPPGGEVPFMVVFYNPPASVAEFGVKVVEARTPPDSK; encoded by the coding sequence ATGATCGTCATTTGCCCCAGCTGCTCGACCAAGTACAACCTGCCCGACGATCGCGCCCGCCCCGGTGCGAAGCTGAAATGCACGCTGTGCAAGTCCGTCTTCCCCATCGAATCGGCCACGCCGCCTTCCGCTGGCGCGCCCGACTTCGACGCCGTCATGGGTGGGCTCGGGATGGGCGGGCTAGGGATGGGCGGTGCGGATGACGCCGCCCCCGGCAAGCCCGGAGCCGTGTCGCCCAACGGCACGGAACTGGACCACGGCCCCTTCGCCGTTGCCTCCGACCCGGAGGCGGACCTTGCCGCCGCCGTGCGCGCCAAGGTGCAGGCCGATGCCCGCAAGCGCGGCCCCGATGACGGGCCGGATGTCAGCGACATCATCGGCTCCATGAAGGGCTACAACCTGGACGACGCCCCGCCCGCCGTGCCGCCCAAGAAGTACGGCTGGCCGGTCATCGCCGGGTTCGTGGCCGTGCTGCTGTCCGTTGCCGTGGGCGTCACCCTGCGCTTCACGGGCATCTGGCCCGGCGAGAAGGCGGCGGAAACGCCCCCGCCGGTGGTCAACGGCACTGAGCAGATCAAGAACATCGCCTTGCGCAACTACCGCCAGTACTACGTGAACAACGAGAAGGTGGGCCAGGTCGCGGTGATCGAGGGCAAGGTGGTGAACAACTTTTCCTCGCCGCGCGAACTGATCAAGATCGAGGCCTCGCTGTACGACGCGGCAGGCGCCGCCGTGGTCACCAAACAGCAACTGTGCGGCGTCACCGTGTCGCTGTTCCAGTTGCAGGTGCTGGGCGAGCAGGAGCTGGAAACGGCCCTCAACAACAAGATCGAAATCCTCACCAACAACACCAACGTGCCCCCCGGCGGCGAAGTGCCGTTCATGGTGGTGTTCTACAACCCGCCCGCCTCCGTGGCCGAATTCGGCGTCAAGGTGGTAGAGGCGCGCACCCCGCCCGACAGCAAGTAG
- the hpt gene encoding hypoxanthine phosphoribosyltransferase, translating into MKIKDLKVVYDAQAIATRVAEMGQEINRLYAGEELVVVCVLKGAFMFFADLVRHLDMRPELDFVRVASYGSSTSTCGTVSFTKDVEVPLQGKHVLLVEDIVDTGHTVDFLFRQLAARGAKSLRLAALVDKQERRAVPVRVDFAGFALPGGFIVGYGLDYAERYRELPGIYEAVIEPEGA; encoded by the coding sequence ATGAAGATCAAGGACCTGAAGGTGGTGTACGACGCGCAGGCCATTGCCACGCGCGTGGCCGAGATGGGGCAGGAGATCAATCGCCTGTACGCGGGCGAGGAACTGGTGGTGGTCTGTGTGCTGAAGGGCGCGTTCATGTTCTTTGCCGACCTGGTGCGGCATCTGGACATGCGCCCGGAACTCGATTTCGTGCGCGTGGCCAGCTACGGTTCGTCCACCTCCACCTGCGGCACCGTCAGTTTCACCAAGGACGTGGAAGTGCCCTTGCAGGGTAAGCACGTGCTGCTGGTGGAAGACATCGTGGATACCGGCCACACCGTGGACTTCCTGTTCCGGCAGCTTGCGGCGCGCGGTGCCAAGAGCCTGCGACTGGCCGCGCTGGTGGACAAGCAGGAGCGGCGCGCCGTGCCCGTGCGCGTGGATTTCGCGGGGTTTGCGTTGCCCGGTGGCTTCATTGTAGGGTATGGCCTCGACTATGCCGAACGGTATCGCGAACTTCCCGGTATCTACGAAGCCGTCATCGAACCCGAGGGTGCGTAG
- a CDS encoding N-acetyltransferase, which translates to MGQPYIRKARVQDVKPIHALLMHTSGQGLLLPRSLNQLYSHLRDFLVIDPDDGGPLVGCCALSIAWDDIAEVRSLVVADDLRGKGWGRKLVDACLSDAVTLGIFRVFALTYQVEFFLRMGFRVVEKDVLPQKIWADCIHCPKFPDCDETAVLLEM; encoded by the coding sequence ATGGGCCAGCCGTACATCCGCAAGGCCCGTGTGCAGGACGTCAAGCCCATCCACGCCCTGCTCATGCATACCTCCGGCCAGGGGCTGCTGCTGCCGCGTTCACTGAACCAGCTGTACAGCCACCTGCGCGACTTTCTGGTCATCGACCCCGACGACGGCGGCCCGCTGGTGGGTTGCTGCGCCCTGTCCATCGCCTGGGACGACATCGCCGAGGTGCGTTCGCTGGTGGTGGCCGACGACCTGCGCGGCAAGGGCTGGGGGCGCAAGCTGGTGGATGCCTGCCTGAGCGATGCCGTGACCCTGGGCATCTTCCGGGTGTTCGCGCTGACCTACCAGGTGGAGTTCTTTTTGCGGATGGGATTCCGGGTGGTGGAAAAGGACGTGTTGCCCCAGAAGATCTGGGCGGACTGCATCCACTGCCCCAAGTTTCCCGATTGCGACGAAACGGCGGTGCTGCTGGAAATGTAG
- a CDS encoding TlpA family protein disulfide reductase, which yields MKRLTSLMLLPLLLVALLVAVSGVAVAAPAVEEMGSGELLRRVTAARGKVVIVNFFASWCPPCLEEIPGLINVRARYSEDKVALYGISLDENPRQLAAFMSRTPFNYPVWKGKEELQRFFNVSSIPQLLVYDRQGKLVANHVGLVEADELGKFVDTLLGGN from the coding sequence ATGAAACGCCTGACATCGCTCATGCTTCTTCCCCTGCTGCTCGTCGCCCTGCTCGTCGCCGTGTCCGGCGTGGCTGTGGCCGCTCCGGCGGTTGAAGAGATGGGCTCCGGCGAATTGCTGCGCCGCGTCACCGCCGCCAGGGGCAAGGTGGTCATCGTCAATTTCTTTGCCTCGTGGTGCCCGCCGTGCCTGGAGGAAATTCCCGGCCTGATCAACGTGCGCGCCCGCTACTCCGAAGACAAGGTGGCCCTGTACGGCATCTCGCTGGACGAGAATCCCAGGCAGCTCGCGGCCTTCATGTCCCGCACCCCGTTCAACTATCCGGTGTGGAAGGGCAAGGAGGAGTTGCAGCGGTTCTTCAACGTGTCCTCCATTCCGCAACTGCTGGTCTACGACCGGCAGGGCAAGCTGGTGGCCAACCACGTGGGCCTTGTCGAGGCCGATGAACTGGGCAAGTTCGTGGATACCCTGCTGGGGGGCAACTAG
- a CDS encoding homocysteine S-methyltransferase family protein, translating to MPDFRQALRSGRRLVFDGGMGTMLQSRGLPPGVSPELFCLARPDVLVGIHADYLRAGADVLTTNTFGGCIHKLGTGPGAPDVVEFNRAMARAAREAVLASGREAFVAGSVGPSGHFMRPLGDLDPAELVAAFRAQIRGLVQGGVDLILAETQFDLAEARAIVLAVRAECDLPVGVSMTFENGVSLTGTRPEVFVQSMLNMGVDLVGTNCSAGPEQMAEVADELLAISEVPVLVEPNAGLPELVDGKTVFRLGPDDFARHTARFAASGVRMLGGCCGTTPDHIAALRGALDNLSGGLVPDPARRDGIVLTTRAQAVHIGAGSPIRIIGERINPTGKKLLTAELQAGEFAQALRFADEQVEAGAPLLDVNVGAPMVDEAALLPALVERLVARHSLPLSLDSSNADAIAAALPFHPGSPLVNSISGEPGRMEHLGPLCRDHGAPFILLPLKGRKLPVTAAERIAIIEELLQQADSLRIPRRLVMVDVLALAVSSKAEAARHCLDTIRWCAAQGLPTTIGLSNISFGLPARELLNSTFLAMAAGAGLSSCIAHPGNARIREAVAASSVLLGLDANAESFIEGYSGWTPGGDATGTVAGGASGGTGGGAGGVKAKAATLEEAVIRGDRDGALALVERALSEGADPFSLVQEKLIPGITEVGRRYERREYFLPQLIRSAETMQHAFRKLQPLLEAQRGHETRPVIIMATVEGDIHDIGKNIVTLMLGNHGFDVVDLGKDVKAADIVEAAERHGARVIGLSALMTTTMVRMEDTVRLVRERGLSVKVMVGGAVVTPAYAEAIGADGYSADAVEAVRVAKELLTVQ from the coding sequence GTGCCAGATTTTCGTCAAGCGCTTCGGTCAGGTCGTCGGCTGGTCTTCGATGGCGGCATGGGTACCATGCTCCAGTCACGAGGGTTGCCGCCCGGCGTAAGCCCGGAACTGTTCTGCCTGGCCCGGCCCGACGTGCTGGTGGGCATTCATGCCGACTACCTGCGGGCCGGGGCCGACGTGCTGACCACCAACACCTTTGGCGGCTGCATCCATAAATTAGGCACGGGCCCCGGCGCTCCCGACGTGGTGGAGTTCAACCGGGCCATGGCCCGCGCCGCGCGCGAGGCCGTGCTTGCCAGTGGTCGCGAGGCCTTCGTGGCGGGCAGCGTGGGGCCGTCCGGCCACTTCATGCGCCCGCTGGGCGATCTGGACCCCGCCGAACTGGTGGCCGCCTTCCGCGCCCAGATACGGGGGCTGGTGCAGGGCGGGGTGGACCTGATCCTGGCCGAGACCCAGTTCGACTTGGCGGAGGCACGGGCCATAGTGCTGGCCGTGCGCGCAGAGTGCGACCTGCCCGTGGGCGTTTCCATGACCTTCGAGAACGGCGTCAGCCTTACCGGCACGCGGCCCGAAGTGTTCGTGCAGTCCATGCTCAACATGGGCGTGGACCTTGTGGGCACCAATTGCAGCGCCGGGCCGGAGCAGATGGCAGAGGTGGCGGATGAACTGCTGGCCATCTCCGAGGTGCCCGTGCTGGTGGAACCCAACGCCGGCCTGCCGGAACTGGTGGACGGCAAGACCGTGTTCCGCCTGGGGCCGGACGACTTCGCCCGGCACACCGCGCGCTTTGCCGCGTCCGGCGTGCGCATGCTGGGCGGCTGCTGCGGCACCACGCCCGACCACATCGCCGCCCTGCGCGGCGCACTGGACAACCTTTCCGGCGGCCTTGTTCCCGATCCGGCCCGGCGCGACGGCATCGTCCTGACCACCCGCGCCCAGGCCGTGCACATCGGGGCGGGCAGCCCCATCCGCATCATCGGCGAACGCATCAACCCCACCGGCAAGAAGCTGCTGACGGCGGAATTGCAGGCGGGCGAATTCGCCCAGGCCCTGCGCTTTGCCGACGAACAGGTGGAGGCGGGCGCGCCGCTGCTGGACGTGAACGTGGGCGCGCCCATGGTGGACGAGGCGGCGCTGCTGCCCGCACTGGTGGAACGCCTGGTGGCCCGCCATTCGCTGCCGCTGTCGCTGGATTCGTCCAATGCCGACGCCATTGCCGCGGCCCTGCCGTTCCATCCCGGCTCGCCGCTGGTCAACTCCATCAGTGGCGAACCGGGCCGCATGGAGCACCTGGGGCCGCTGTGCCGCGACCACGGCGCACCGTTCATCCTGCTGCCGCTCAAGGGGCGCAAGCTGCCGGTGACGGCGGCGGAACGCATCGCCATCATAGAGGAACTGCTGCAACAGGCCGACAGCCTGCGCATTCCGCGCCGCCTGGTCATGGTGGACGTGCTGGCCCTGGCCGTGTCGTCCAAGGCAGAGGCCGCGCGCCACTGTCTGGATACCATCCGCTGGTGCGCGGCGCAGGGGCTGCCCACCACCATCGGGCTGTCCAACATCTCGTTCGGCCTGCCCGCGCGCGAACTGCTGAACTCCACCTTTCTGGCCATGGCGGCGGGCGCGGGGCTTTCCTCGTGCATCGCCCACCCCGGCAACGCGCGCATCCGCGAGGCGGTGGCCGCCTCCAGCGTGCTGCTGGGGCTGGACGCCAACGCCGAGTCGTTCATCGAAGGCTATTCCGGCTGGACGCCGGGCGGTGACGCCACGGGAACGGTTGCCGGTGGGGCATCTGGCGGCACCGGTGGTGGGGCGGGCGGCGTGAAGGCCAAGGCCGCCACCTTAGAAGAGGCCGTCATCCGGGGCGACCGCGACGGCGCGCTGGCCCTGGTGGAACGCGCCCTGTCCGAAGGGGCCGACCCGTTCTCGCTGGTGCAGGAAAAGCTGATTCCCGGCATCACCGAGGTGGGCCGCCGCTACGAGCGGCGCGAATACTTCCTGCCGCAGCTCATCCGCTCGGCAGAGACCATGCAGCACGCCTTCCGCAAACTTCAACCGTTGCTTGAAGCCCAGCGGGGGCACGAAACGCGCCCGGTGATCATCATGGCCACGGTGGAGGGCGACATCCACGACATCGGCAAGAATATCGTCACCCTGATGCTGGGCAACCACGGCTTCGACGTGGTGGACCTGGGCAAGGACGTGAAGGCCGCCGACATCGTGGAGGCCGCGGAACGCCACGGCGCGCGGGTGATCGGGCTTTCGGCCCTGATGACCACCACCATGGTGCGCATGGAAGACACCGTGCGCCTGGTGCGCGAGCGCGGCCTGTCCGTCAAGGTCATGGTGGGCGGGGCTGTGGTTACGCCCGCCTACGCCGAGGCCATCGGCGCGGACGGCTATTCCGCCGACGCCGTGGAGGCCGTGCGGGTGGCCAAGGAACTGCTGACGGTGCAGTAG